A single region of the Raphanus sativus cultivar WK10039 chromosome 1, ASM80110v3, whole genome shotgun sequence genome encodes:
- the LOC108843942 gene encoding fructokinase-1, protein MHQHALALKSHSFSPQYALSLSNFTLQSPNPLQFRVPNVSSPVSLRFRRSSAADVSPVRYTDGSSSSIGSLGEAGGIVVTEKPIDVATLGNLCVDIVLSVQELPPQSRGERKALMDELSLSPPDKKYWEAGGNCNMAIAAARLGLQCVAIGHVGDEIYGEFLLDVLHEEGIGTVALDGETNAKDASSFCETLICWVLVDPLQRHGFCSRADFKEEPAFSWITGLSDEVKMAIRQSKVIFCNGYDFDDFSPSFIMSTIDYATKVGTAIFFDPGPRGKSLSKGTPDERRALSHFLRMSDVLLLTSEEAESLTGIKNPVKAGQEILRNGKGTKWVIVKMGSKGSILVTKSSVSVAPAFKVEVVDTVGCGDSFVAAIALGYIRNMPLVNTLTIANAVGAATAMGCGAGRNVAKRHQVVDLIKSSKLNDEGNLLKELLAENPETPKVNLLSKGLRKDGSNKQQVEVISMEKVVSELLPELELGRCCVKASS, encoded by the exons ATGCATCAGCACGCGCTTGCCCTCAAGTCTCACTCCTTCTCTCCTCAGTATGCGTTATCCCTCTCCAATTTCACCCTCCAAAGCCCTAATCCTCTCCAATTCCGAGTTCCGAACGTGAGCAGCCCCGTATCTCTCCGATTCCGTAGGAGCAGCGCCGCCGATGTATCCCCTGTTAGATACACGGACGGCTCATCCTCCTCCATCGGCTCGCTCGGGGAAGCCGGAGGCATCGTGGTGACGGAGAAACCTATCGATGTCGCAACTCTGGGTAACCTCTGCGTCGACATTGTTCTCAGCGTTCAAGAATTGCCTCCGCAGTCTCGCGGTGAACGCAAGGCGCTCATGGACGAGCTCTCTCTTTCTCCCCCAGATAAG AAATATTGGGAAGCAGGTGGGAACTGTAACATGGCTATAGCAGCTGCTAGACTGGGGCTTCAGTGTGTTGCTATCGGTCACGTGGGGGATGAGATCTACGGAGAGTTTCTTCTGGATGTGCTTCATGAAGAGGGTATAGGTACGGTTGCATTGGATGGAGAAACAAATGCCAAAGACGCCAGCTCATTCTGTGAAACTCTTATTTGCTGGGTTCTTGTGGATCCTCTCCAGAGGCATGGGTTTTGCAG TCGAGCTGATTTCAAGGAGGAGCCTGCTTTTAGTTGGATAACTGGCCTATCTGATGAAGTAAAGATGGCGATCAGACAGTCAAAAGTTATTTTCTGCAATGGATATGACTTTGACGATTTCAGCCCAAGTTTTATAATGTCAACGATAGACTATGCTACCAAAGTTGGGACAGCTATCTTCTTTGATCCTGGACCACGGGGAAAGAGTCTTTCCAAGGGAACTCCTGATGAGCGCAGAGCACTTTCTCATTTCTTAAGAATGAGTGATGTTCTTCTACTAACCTCTGAGGAG GCCGAGTCTCTAACTGGCATCAAGAACCCTGTAAAAGCAGGACAAGAAATTCTGAGGAATGGGAAGGGAACAAAGTGGGTGATTGTGAAAATGGGCTCAAAAGGTTCAATTCTAGTGACCAAATCTAGTGTCTCAGTGGCACCTGCGTTTAAG GTGGAGGTGGTTGATACTGTTGGATGTGGAGACAGTTTTGTGGCTGCAATTGCATTGGGCTATATACGCAACATGCCGCTTGTTAACACCTTGACGATTGCAAACGCGGTTGGAGCAGCAACCGCGATGGGGTGTGGAGCAGGAAGAAATGTTGCGAAAAGGCATCAAGTGGTGGATCTCATTAAGTCGTCGAAACTCAACGATGAAGGAAACTTGTTAAAAGAACTACTCGCCGAAAATCCGGAAACTCCTAAAGTCAATCTTCTTTCAAAAGGGTTGAGAAAGGACGGAAGCAACAAGCAGCAGGTAGAAGTAATCTCAATGGAAAAAGTGGTTTCTGAGTTGCTTCCAGAGCTTGAACTTGGGAGGTGTTGTGTAAAGGCTTCATCTTGA
- the LOC108842893 gene encoding histone H1.1, which translates to MTSPAVDQENIPPPMDGINTAVTTEPVAKGGKTKKAKEAKAAKKKPAAAAAKKKSVSTHPTYEEMIKDAIVSLKERTGSSQYAIQKFIEEKHKVLSPSFRKLLLLNLKRLVASEKLVKVKASFKIPSAAKAVTEKKKPATSAAAVKPKAKKGKVATAAASKSKKSVAVKPKPKPKASVAATKRKAVAAAAAKPKAKTAKTSTVTSPGKKAAGAKKKATKVVAKKKTPVKKVVKPKTVKSPAKRASKRGVK; encoded by the exons ATGACGAGTCCAGCGGTCGATCAAGAGAATATTCCTCCTCCTATGGACGGAATCAACACGGCTGTTACGACGGAGCCTGTTGCGAAGGGAGGCAAGACGAAGAAAGCTAAGGAAGCGAAGGCGGCGAAGAAGAAGCCTGCTGCCGCGGCTGCGAAGAAGAAGTCTGTCTCAACTCATCCTACTTACGAAGAG ATGATCAAGGATGCGATTGTATCGTTGAAGGAGAGGACTGGATCTAGCCAATACGCGATTCAGAAGTTCATCGAGGAGAAGCACAAGGTGCTCTCGCCTTCGTTCAGGAAGCTCCTGCTTCTCAACCTCAAGAGACTCGTGGCCTCCGAGAAGCTCGTGAAGGTGAAAGCCTCGTTTAAGATTCCGTCTGCTGCTAAGGCGGTTACGGAGAAGAAGAAACCTGCTACCAGCGCAGCGGCGGTTAAACCCAAGGCGAAGAAGGGGAAGGTTGCCACCGCAGCAGCTTCGAAATCAAAGAAATCCGTGGCGGTTAAACCCAAGCCGAAGCCCAAGGCAAGTGTTGCGGCGACCAAGAGGAAagctgttgctgctgctgctgcgaAGCCCAAGGCGAAGACGGCTAAAACATCGACGGTGACATCTCCGGGTAAAAAGGCTGCTGGTGCTAAGAAGAAGGCTACCAAGGTGGTGGCGAAGAAGAAGACTCCAGTGAAGAAGGTTGTGAAGCCGAAGACGGTAAAGTCTCCAGCTAAGAGGGCTTCGAAGAGGGGCGTGAAGTGA
- the LOC108843973 gene encoding E3 ubiquitin protein ligase DRIP1 isoform X1 — protein MVSQAKRDTMRARLSCPICDSILLDATTISECLHTFCRKCIYEKITEEEIEGCPVCNIDLGGTPLDKLRPDHNLQDLRAKIFPVKGRKVPARRKERSMSSLVVTKRKVSDQAGRRRRRRTKTVTRKELRESTEEESLKGDLLESTSSPGTLDQNKKQVNKDSDEPWDDESYWKTLNFLVEVANRTNTLKPSAFSQGSGSKPEEASASHKQVQPKVKDHKSKCSRREDEKSDHTTSETSTTPKRLPRTQRKRPSSTTSGPVWFSLVSSTDQEGKTSLPQIPANFLRIRDGDIPVSFIQKYLMRKLDLQSETEVEIRCMGEAVTPTLKLQKLVDLWLRRSSKRQRVDAWSGSSAKDYMMVLVYGRSATTKGLT, from the exons ATGGTTAGCCAGGCGAAGAGGGACACGATGAGGGCACGCTTGAGCTGCCCTATCTGCGACAGTATACTCCTTGACGCCACCACTATCTCCGAGTGCCTCCACACTT TTTGTAGGAAATGCATCTATGAGAAAATCACAGAGGAGGAGATAGAAGGTTGTCCAGTATGCAATATCGACCTTGGTGGCACCCCATTGGACAAGTTGAG GCCTGACCACAATTTGCAAGACCTGAGAGCCAAAATATTTCCTGTAAAAGGAAGAAAAGTGCCCGCAAGAAGGAAAGAGAGATCTATGTCTTCTTTGGTTGTAACCAAACGTAAGGTGTCAGACCAagctggaagaagaagaagaagaagaacaaaaacagTCACGAGAAAAGAGTTACGAGAGAGTACTGAAGAAGAATCTCTTAAGGGTGATCTTCTGGAGAGCACAAGCTCACCCGGCACTCTTGATCAGAATAAAAAGCAGGTGAACAAGGATAGTGATGAGCCTTGGGATGACGAATCGTATTGGAAAACTTTGAATTTTCTGGTCGAAGTGGCAAACAGGACAAATACCTTGAAGCCTTCTGCTTTTTCTCAAGGTTCAGGTTCGAAACCTGAGGAGGCTAGTGCATCTCACAAACAAGTCCAACCCAAAGTTAAGGATCACAAGAGCAAATGTAGTAGACGTGAGGATGAAAAGAGTGATCACACAACATCAGAAACTAGTACTACTCCTAAAAGACTGCCTAGGACTCAGCGCAAAAGGCCTTCTTCCACCACCTCTGGTCCTGTTTGGTTCTCACTTGTATCGTCGACTGATCA GGAAGGAAAAACTTCTCTGCCTCAAATTCCAGCTAATTTTTTGAGAATAAG GGATGGAGATATTCCAGTTTCTTTTATCCAGAAGTACCTAATGAGGAAGCTAGATCTACAGAGTGAAACTGAG GTAGAGATCAGATGTATGGGAGAGGCGGTGACTCCAACGCTGAAGCTTCAGAAATTGGTGGACCTATGGTTGCGGAGAAGTTCAAAGCGCCAAAGGGTTGATGCATGGTCTGgttcgtctgcaaaggattacATGATGGTGCTTGTCTATGGTCGGAGTGCAACAACTAAAGGACTTACATGA
- the LOC108843973 gene encoding E3 ubiquitin protein ligase DRIP1 isoform X2, whose translation MVSQAKRDTMRARLSCPICDSILLDATTISECLHTFCRKCIYEKITEEEIEGCPVCNIDLGGTPLDKLRPDHNLQDLRAKIFPVKGRKVPARRKERSMSSLVVTKRKVSDQAGRRRRRRTKTVTRKELRESTEEESLKGDLLESTSSPGTLDQNKKQVNKDSDEPWDDESYWKTLNFLVEVANRTNTLKPSAFSQGSGSKPEEASASHKQVQPKVKDHKSKCSRREDEKSDHTTSETSTTPKRLPRTQRKRPSSTTSGPVWFSLVSSTDQEGKTSLPQIPANFLRYSSFFYPEVPNEEARSTE comes from the exons ATGGTTAGCCAGGCGAAGAGGGACACGATGAGGGCACGCTTGAGCTGCCCTATCTGCGACAGTATACTCCTTGACGCCACCACTATCTCCGAGTGCCTCCACACTT TTTGTAGGAAATGCATCTATGAGAAAATCACAGAGGAGGAGATAGAAGGTTGTCCAGTATGCAATATCGACCTTGGTGGCACCCCATTGGACAAGTTGAG GCCTGACCACAATTTGCAAGACCTGAGAGCCAAAATATTTCCTGTAAAAGGAAGAAAAGTGCCCGCAAGAAGGAAAGAGAGATCTATGTCTTCTTTGGTTGTAACCAAACGTAAGGTGTCAGACCAagctggaagaagaagaagaagaagaacaaaaacagTCACGAGAAAAGAGTTACGAGAGAGTACTGAAGAAGAATCTCTTAAGGGTGATCTTCTGGAGAGCACAAGCTCACCCGGCACTCTTGATCAGAATAAAAAGCAGGTGAACAAGGATAGTGATGAGCCTTGGGATGACGAATCGTATTGGAAAACTTTGAATTTTCTGGTCGAAGTGGCAAACAGGACAAATACCTTGAAGCCTTCTGCTTTTTCTCAAGGTTCAGGTTCGAAACCTGAGGAGGCTAGTGCATCTCACAAACAAGTCCAACCCAAAGTTAAGGATCACAAGAGCAAATGTAGTAGACGTGAGGATGAAAAGAGTGATCACACAACATCAGAAACTAGTACTACTCCTAAAAGACTGCCTAGGACTCAGCGCAAAAGGCCTTCTTCCACCACCTCTGGTCCTGTTTGGTTCTCACTTGTATCGTCGACTGATCA GGAAGGAAAAACTTCTCTGCCTCAAATTCCAGCTAATTTTTTGAGA TATTCCAGTTTCTTTTATCCAGAAGTACCTAATGAGGAAGCTAGATCTACAGAGTGA
- the LOC108843897 gene encoding probable galacturonosyltransferase 6 isoform X1 has protein sequence MNQIRRWQRIMFLSLLSISVLAPLVFVSNRLNTITPVGRREFMEELSNFRYRTNDLRLNAIEHEDGQGLKGPRLILYKDGEEFNSTVSDDEKDKTIDGNNLKYREGKVIDSQQTTTLSSDSKDQILRVNQLANKTEFKPPLSKGEKKTKVHQSDRATDTKIKEIRDKIIQAKAYLNFAPSGSNSQIVKELRTRLRELERAVGDVTKDKDLSKGALRRLKPLEASLYKASRVFNNCPAIANKLRAMNYNTEELVQAQKNQASYLMHLAARTTPKGQHCLSMRLTSEYFALDPEKRQMPNQEKYNDPRLNHYVVFSDNVLASAVVANSTISSSKEPEKIVFHVVTDSLNYPAISMWFLLNIQSVAAIQIKNIDDMDVLPSDYDQLLMKQSSNDPRFISTLNHARFYLPDIFPGLNKMVLFDHDVVVQRDLSRLWSIDMKGKVVGAVETCKEGEPSFHSMSTFINFSDAWVSGKFSPKACTWAFGMNLVDLEEWRRRKLTSTYIKYFNLGTKRPLWKAGSLPIGWLTFYRQTLALDKRWHVMGLGREAGIKTVDIEQAAVIHYDGIMKPWLDIGIDKYKRYWNMHVPYYHSYLQQCNIHA, from the exons ATGAATCAAATTCGTCGATGGCAGAGGATCATGTTCCTCTCCCTGCTATCGATCTCCGTGTTGGCTCCTCTCGTTTTCGTCTCGAATCGGCTCAACACCATCACTCCCGTTg GTCGGAGGGAATTTATGGAAGAACTATCCAACTTC AGATACAGGACTAATGACCTCAGGCTTAACGCTATCGAACAT GAGGATGGACAAGGCTTGAAGGGGCCAAGGCTCATTCTCTACAAGGATGGGGAGGAGTTTAATTCCACTGTTAGTGATGATGAGAAAGATAAAACTATTGATG GCAATAATCTTAAATACAGGGAAGGGAAAGTAATTGATTCACAGCAGACTACGACACTAAGCTCTGATTCCAAG GATCAAATTCTAAGAGTTAACCAACTTGCTAATAAAACGGAGTTCAAACCCCCATTATCCAAAggtgaaaagaaaacaaaggttCATCAGTCTGATAGAGCAACAGATACGAAGATAAAGGAAATCAGAGACAAGATTATACAAGCCAAGGCCTATCTGAATTTTGCCCCGTCTGGAAGTAATTCTCAGATTGTCAAGGAGTTGAGAACTCGATTGAGAGAGCTGGAACGGGCTGTTGGTGATGTGACAAAGGATAAGGATTTGTCAAAGGG CGCGCTTCGGAGGCTGAAGCCCCTGGAAGCTTCATTGTACAAGGCTAGTCGTGTCTTTAACAATTGCCCTGCCATAGCTAACAAACTCCGTGCCATGAATTATAACACAGAAGAACTAGTTCAGGCGCAGAAAAATCAAGCATCATATCTAATGCACCTTGCTGCAAGGACCACCCCAAAAGGGCAACACTGTCTCTCCATGCGGTTGACATCGGAGTACTTTGCCTTGGATCCTGAAAAAAGGCAGATGCCTAACCAGGAAAAGTACAATGATCCTAGACTCAATCATTATGTTGTCTTCTCTGACAATGTTTTGGCTTCTGCTGTCGTTGCTAACTCTACGATATCTTCTTCAAAG GAACCGGAAAAAATAGTATTCCATGTCGTGACTGATTCACTTAACTACCCAGCAATCTCAATGTGGTTTTTGCTAAACATCCAAAGTGTAGCTGCTATCCAAATCAAAAACATTGATGATATGGATGTCCTGCCTTCAGATTATGACCAGTTGCTGATGAAGCAAAGCTCCAATGACCCAAGATTCATCTCTACCCTCAATCACGCACGCTTCTATCTCCCCGATATATTCCCGGGTTTGAATAAGATGGTACTCTTTGACCATGATGTAGTTGTTCAACGAGATTTAAGTAGACTGTGGAGCATCGATATGAAGGGGAAGGTGGTTGGTGCTGTAGAGACTTGTAAAGAAGGCGAACCTTCATTCCATTCAATGAGCACATTTATTAATTTCTCAGACGCATGGGTCTCTGGGAAATTCAGTCCTAAAGCTTGCACGTGGGCGTTTGGGATGAATCTTGTTGATCTCGAAGAATGGAGAAGACGGAAGTTGACTTCTACATACATTAAATACTTCAACCTG GGAACAAAGAGACCTTTGTGGAAAGCTGGGAGCTTACCAATAGGTTGGTTGACTTTCTATAGGCAAACATTAGCGTTGGACAAGAGATGGCATGTGATGGGGTTAGGACGCGAAGCAGGCATCAAAACGGTTGACATTGAACAAGCCGCGGTTATACACTACGACGGGATCATGAAGCCGTGGTTGGATATTGGAATAGATAAATACAAAAGATACTGGAACATGCATGTCCCTTACTATCACTCCTACTTGCAACAGTGCAATATTCACGCTTGA
- the LOC108843897 gene encoding probable galacturonosyltransferase 6 isoform X2 translates to MGRSLIPLLVMMRKIKLLMVGNNLKYREGKVIDSQQTTTLSSDSKDQILRVNQLANKTEFKPPLSKGEKKTKVHQSDRATDTKIKEIRDKIIQAKAYLNFAPSGSNSQIVKELRTRLRELERAVGDVTKDKDLSKGALRRLKPLEASLYKASRVFNNCPAIANKLRAMNYNTEELVQAQKNQASYLMHLAARTTPKGQHCLSMRLTSEYFALDPEKRQMPNQEKYNDPRLNHYVVFSDNVLASAVVANSTISSSKEPEKIVFHVVTDSLNYPAISMWFLLNIQSVAAIQIKNIDDMDVLPSDYDQLLMKQSSNDPRFISTLNHARFYLPDIFPGLNKMVLFDHDVVVQRDLSRLWSIDMKGKVVGAVETCKEGEPSFHSMSTFINFSDAWVSGKFSPKACTWAFGMNLVDLEEWRRRKLTSTYIKYFNLGTKRPLWKAGSLPIGWLTFYRQTLALDKRWHVMGLGREAGIKTVDIEQAAVIHYDGIMKPWLDIGIDKYKRYWNMHVPYYHSYLQQCNIHA, encoded by the exons ATGGGGAGGAGTTTAATTCCACTGTTAGTGATGATGAGAAAGATAAAACTATTGATGGTTG GCAATAATCTTAAATACAGGGAAGGGAAAGTAATTGATTCACAGCAGACTACGACACTAAGCTCTGATTCCAAG GATCAAATTCTAAGAGTTAACCAACTTGCTAATAAAACGGAGTTCAAACCCCCATTATCCAAAggtgaaaagaaaacaaaggttCATCAGTCTGATAGAGCAACAGATACGAAGATAAAGGAAATCAGAGACAAGATTATACAAGCCAAGGCCTATCTGAATTTTGCCCCGTCTGGAAGTAATTCTCAGATTGTCAAGGAGTTGAGAACTCGATTGAGAGAGCTGGAACGGGCTGTTGGTGATGTGACAAAGGATAAGGATTTGTCAAAGGG CGCGCTTCGGAGGCTGAAGCCCCTGGAAGCTTCATTGTACAAGGCTAGTCGTGTCTTTAACAATTGCCCTGCCATAGCTAACAAACTCCGTGCCATGAATTATAACACAGAAGAACTAGTTCAGGCGCAGAAAAATCAAGCATCATATCTAATGCACCTTGCTGCAAGGACCACCCCAAAAGGGCAACACTGTCTCTCCATGCGGTTGACATCGGAGTACTTTGCCTTGGATCCTGAAAAAAGGCAGATGCCTAACCAGGAAAAGTACAATGATCCTAGACTCAATCATTATGTTGTCTTCTCTGACAATGTTTTGGCTTCTGCTGTCGTTGCTAACTCTACGATATCTTCTTCAAAG GAACCGGAAAAAATAGTATTCCATGTCGTGACTGATTCACTTAACTACCCAGCAATCTCAATGTGGTTTTTGCTAAACATCCAAAGTGTAGCTGCTATCCAAATCAAAAACATTGATGATATGGATGTCCTGCCTTCAGATTATGACCAGTTGCTGATGAAGCAAAGCTCCAATGACCCAAGATTCATCTCTACCCTCAATCACGCACGCTTCTATCTCCCCGATATATTCCCGGGTTTGAATAAGATGGTACTCTTTGACCATGATGTAGTTGTTCAACGAGATTTAAGTAGACTGTGGAGCATCGATATGAAGGGGAAGGTGGTTGGTGCTGTAGAGACTTGTAAAGAAGGCGAACCTTCATTCCATTCAATGAGCACATTTATTAATTTCTCAGACGCATGGGTCTCTGGGAAATTCAGTCCTAAAGCTTGCACGTGGGCGTTTGGGATGAATCTTGTTGATCTCGAAGAATGGAGAAGACGGAAGTTGACTTCTACATACATTAAATACTTCAACCTG GGAACAAAGAGACCTTTGTGGAAAGCTGGGAGCTTACCAATAGGTTGGTTGACTTTCTATAGGCAAACATTAGCGTTGGACAAGAGATGGCATGTGATGGGGTTAGGACGCGAAGCAGGCATCAAAACGGTTGACATTGAACAAGCCGCGGTTATACACTACGACGGGATCATGAAGCCGTGGTTGGATATTGGAATAGATAAATACAAAAGATACTGGAACATGCATGTCCCTTACTATCACTCCTACTTGCAACAGTGCAATATTCACGCTTGA
- the LOC108844034 gene encoding photosystem II reaction center W protein, chloroplastic, producing the protein MASFTSSVTCPNLLMKPSVTAISTEIVYGLPRMIKRSSGVKCSMETKQPKQEKSSTAGSSVLALMLTAVVSSSPAMALVDERMSTEGTGLPFGLSNNLLGWILLGVFGLIWAVYFNYTSSLDEDDDSGLSL; encoded by the exons ATGGCAAGCTTCACTTCCTCCGTCACTTGTCCTAATCTTCTTATGAAGCCTTCAGTCACAGCTATCTCCACTGAGATTGTGTATG GTCTTCCAAGGATGATCAAGAGAAGCAGTGGAGTGAAATGCTCGATGGAGACAAAGCAGCCCAAGCAAGAAAAGAGCTCAACGGCAGGTTCGTCCGTGTTGGCGCTTATGTTAACAGCTGTGGTGAGTAGTAGCCCAGCAATGGCATTGGTGGACGAGAGGATGTCCACGGAAGGAACAGGACTGCCTTTTGGTCTGAGCAATAACCTGTTGGGTTGGATTTTGTTGGGCGTGTTTGGTTTGATATGGGCTGTTTACTTTAACTACACGTCTTCCCTCGATGAGGATGATGATTCTGGGCTTTCCCTCTGA
- the LOC130509502 gene encoding uncharacterized protein LOC130509502: MATTRRDKYEEEEAQIPKTELVESDKKKVAERSTSKRDKQVISKKYPNLTREQKKVKDSYFFCCENFYSLPEMISYMKVNHGLPKTTVTNVFRELLTGRNAEAYLRVSQKRALERSNNGTSGGVGSSSTNFPLRRRRASAIVLRRSSACSCGITCRRSANRSACTCGITCWRSANRSACTCGITCWRSACRRSARRRSAHRSACKPFAFHLPYSGVVLRCSQILFSVLTSQHLSENVCHLFCCDLARVPGCHVLDQLR, encoded by the exons ATGGCAACAACACGGAGAGACAAGTACGAGGAGGAAGAGGCCCAGATCCCAAAAACAGAGTTAGTTGagtcagacaaaaaaaaagttgccgAGAGATCCACAAGCAAACGTGACAAACAAGTTATTTCCAAG AAATATCCGAATCTGACAAGGGAACAGAAGAAAGTGAAGGATAGTTACTTTTTTTGCTGTGAGAATTTCTATAGCCTTCCTGAGATGATCAGTTACATGAAGGTGAATCATGGTTTGCCAAAGACCACAGTGACAAATGTTTTCAGGGAGCTTTTAACCGGCCGCAATGCAGAAGCATATCTCAGAGTTTCACAGAAAAGAGCTCTTGAGAGGAGTAATAATGGTACGAGTGGTGGTGTGGGTTCTTCTTCGACAAA TTTTCCTCTAAGGAGAAGAAGAGCTAGCGCCATCGTTCTGAGGAGGAGCAGTGCTTGTAGTTGCGGCATCACTTGCAGGAGGAGTGCTAACAGAAGTGCTTGTACTTGCGGCATCACTTGCTGGAGGAGTGCTAACAGAAGTGCTTGTACTTGCGGCATCACTTGCTGGAGGAGTGCTTGCAGGAGGAGTGCTCGCAGGAGGAGTGCTCACAGAAGTGCTTGCAAGCCTTTCGCGTTCCATCTGCCTTACTCTGGAGTGGTGTTGCGATGCTCTCAGATACTTTTCAGCGTTTTGACTTCTCAGCATCTCTCTGAAAACGTCTGTCACCTGTTTTGCTGTGACCTGGCCCGGGTACCTGGTTGTCATGTACTCGATCAACTCCGGTAA